CGCTACCGCGGCCTCGGCGCCGTCGCGGCCGCGCGCGCCGGCGCCGTCGCCGCCCTCGTCCGCTCCGTCACCCCCAACTCGATCGACTCCCCCCACACCGGCGCGATGCGCTACGACAGCGCCGTCGCCCGCGTCCCCGCCGCGGCCGTCACCGTCGAGGACGCGCAGCTCATGCACCGCCTCCAGGACCGCGGCCTGCCGCCCACCATCACGCTCCGCCTCGGCGCGCGGACCCTCCCCGACGCCCCGTCGCGCAACGTGGTCGCCGAGCTGGTCGGCCGCGAGCGCCCCGACGAGGTCGTGGTGTTGGGCGGCCACGTCGATTCGTGGGACGTCGGCCAGGGCGCGATGGACGACCTCGGCGGCTTCGTCGCGGCGTGGGAGGCGGTGCGCCTGCTCAAGCGCCTCGGCCTCACGCCGCGTCGCACGCTGCGCGTCGTCGGCTGGACCAACGAGGAGAACGGCACCCGCGGCGGCCGCGGCTACCTCGCCGCGCACCGCGGCGAGCTCGCCAAACACGTCTTCGCGATGGAGAGCGACAACGGCGTCTTCCGCCCAACCGGGATGCGCCTCGTCGGCACGCCGGCGGCCGTCGCCCAGGTCGCCCCGGTCGGACGGCTGCTGCGCGCGCTGGGCGCGTCCGCGGCCGCCGCGGGGGAGGGCGAGGCCGACATCGACCCCCTCCTCGCCGCCGGCGTGCCCGGCGCCGCGCTCGACGTTGATGGCTCGCGCTACTTCTGGTACCACCACACCAACGCTGACACGCCCGACAAGCTCGACCCCGCCGACGTCGCTCGTTGCGTGGCGACGTTCGCCGTCTGGGCGTACGTCGTCGCCGACGCGCCCGACCGGCCGCCGCACGGGGCTGCGGCGCCAGCCCGATGACCGGGCG
The Gemmatimonadetes bacterium T265 genome window above contains:
- a CDS encoding aminopeptidase, with protein sequence MSRLTLRRVAAALALAAARPARAQAPADSARYASYQAAADRIVAAALADSSAWRRVAELTDAYGPRLSGSDALERAIDRMLAMLRADGLANVRGEAVTVPHWVRGDESAELVVRDSAGAVTRRKPLHVLALGGSVGTPAAGVTAPVLVVTSFDDLARRAADARGKAVLFDVPFTTYDQTVRYRGLGAVAAARAGAVAALVRSVTPNSIDSPHTGAMRYDSAVARVPAAAVTVEDAQLMHRLQDRGLPPTITLRLGARTLPDAPSRNVVAELVGRERPDEVVVLGGHVDSWDVGQGAMDDLGGFVAAWEAVRLLKRLGLTPRRTLRVVGWTNEENGTRGGRGYLAAHRGELAKHVFAMESDNGVFRPTGMRLVGTPAAVAQVAPVGRLLRALGASAAAAGEGEADIDPLLAAGVPGAALDVDGSRYFWYHHTNADTPDKLDPADVARCVATFAVWAYVVADAPDRPPHGAAAPAR